A genomic segment from Deltaproteobacteria bacterium encodes:
- a CDS encoding outer membrane lipoprotein carrier protein LolA, translating to MLIRLVRLCSALLVFAGFGQAALGGNTDLLAWYESKNKGLQTIRANVRQVRNLPYLKQPLVSEGTVSLDEHRMEWRIDRPEKTIYTVSSNTLTIRYEDVGSVRTVDLEKDPVLGSIFANFRQILSGKLEALETLFHFDSQPQKKILMLTPKNEMALPFKRLRILLDEEGQIRVIRFDGFQDEWTEIQFSNVRRTFRSP from the coding sequence ATGCTCATCCGACTAGTCCGGCTCTGTTCCGCCCTCCTGGTGTTCGCCGGCTTTGGACAAGCCGCACTTGGAGGAAATACGGATCTGTTGGCCTGGTATGAAAGCAAGAACAAAGGCCTGCAAACCATACGAGCAAACGTGCGTCAGGTAAGGAATCTTCCTTACCTCAAACAACCGCTGGTTTCAGAAGGAACCGTATCCTTGGACGAGCATCGGATGGAGTGGCGTATCGACCGACCTGAAAAAACCATATATACTGTGTCCTCCAATACGCTTACGATCCGCTATGAAGATGTGGGCTCCGTTCGCACCGTGGATCTCGAAAAGGACCCTGTCCTGGGATCGATTTTTGCCAATTTCCGTCAAATACTCTCAGGAAAACTGGAGGCGTTGGAGACTCTTTTTCATTTCGACTCCCAACCTCAAAAGAAGATCTTGATGCTGACACCCAAGAATGAAATGGCCTTGCCCTTCAAACGCCTCAGGATCCTGTTGGATGAGGAAGGCCAGATCCGTGTCATTCGTTTTGACGGCTTCCAAGATGAATGGACGGAGATCCAGTTTTCCAACGTGCGTCGAACCTTTCGCTCGCCTTGA
- a CDS encoding acyl carrier protein, whose protein sequence is MNIEDIRRIVDRMLIDEFEIEPAEIHPEAHLRDDLDLDSLDAVDMIVYFEKKYGIKIEPESAQKIRTIGDIYGFIQEMTRGRDL, encoded by the coding sequence ATGAACATTGAAGACATTAGACGGATCGTCGACCGGATGCTGATCGACGAGTTCGAAATCGAACCGGCGGAGATTCATCCCGAGGCCCATTTAAGAGACGATCTGGATCTGGATTCGCTGGATGCCGTTGACATGATCGTATACTTCGAGAAGAAATACGGAATCAAGATCGAGCCCGAGTCCGCTCAGAAGATTCGGACAATAGGAGACATTTACGGGTTCATCCAGGAGATGACCCGAGGTAGGGACCTGTAA
- a CDS encoding acyl-CoA thioesterase, whose protein sequence is MNIRQFKQRIKKCRHSLAVRQTVAFNDVDMMGVVWFGNYYRYFELARAAFCQQLQLDFEHVQRAGYELPVVRSECNYRNPARYNDVIDIEIYLVPPDRPMVVFMYAVRDLGKRLLAFGTTEHVVCLNREPLIAWDEAVRRWLPEELFDGI, encoded by the coding sequence ATGAACATCCGCCAATTTAAGCAACGCATCAAGAAATGTCGCCACTCGCTTGCCGTTCGGCAGACAGTGGCATTCAACGATGTGGACATGATGGGAGTCGTCTGGTTCGGCAATTACTACCGCTACTTCGAACTGGCGCGCGCCGCGTTCTGTCAACAGCTGCAGCTTGATTTCGAGCACGTCCAAAGAGCGGGCTACGAGCTTCCCGTGGTGCGCTCCGAATGCAACTACCGCAATCCTGCCCGGTATAACGATGTCATCGACATCGAGATCTACCTGGTCCCCCCTGATCGTCCGATGGTGGTTTTCATGTATGCTGTCCGGGACTTGGGAAAGCGCTTGTTGGCTTTTGGAACCACCGAGCACGTGGTATGTTTGAATCGGGAACCGTTGATCGCCTGGGACGAGGCCGTACGTCGGTGGCTGCCCGAAGAACTGTTCGATGGAATTTAG
- the fabG gene encoding 3-oxoacyl-ACP reductase FabG has protein sequence MGNALITGASGGIGSAVAKALAEAGHSVQLHYFRNRTGAEATARTIVAEGGRAETICFDIRDRQSVENAINEWSSGGRSIDILVNNAGIIRDGLFYWMKPEDWNEVIETNLNGIYNVTRVVLPMMVRQSSGIIVNVSSISALSGNVGQTNYSAAKAGIIGFTKSLAQEAARQNIRVNAVAPGLIETEMTREVPGELKKRIPMRRLGTPDEVAGVVVFLCSDAASYVLGETINVNGGFYCQ, from the coding sequence ATGGGAAACGCTTTGATCACCGGAGCTTCGGGCGGCATCGGAAGCGCCGTAGCGAAAGCTTTGGCCGAGGCGGGACACTCGGTTCAGCTCCATTACTTCCGGAACCGTACCGGCGCGGAGGCTACGGCTCGTACAATTGTAGCCGAGGGCGGGCGGGCCGAAACCATCTGTTTCGACATAAGGGATCGACAATCGGTGGAGAATGCGATAAACGAATGGTCTTCCGGCGGCCGCTCAATAGACATTCTCGTGAATAACGCCGGGATCATTCGCGACGGCCTCTTCTATTGGATGAAACCCGAAGATTGGAACGAAGTCATCGAGACCAATCTCAACGGGATCTACAATGTCACCAGGGTTGTTTTGCCCATGATGGTTCGGCAATCTTCCGGAATCATTGTAAATGTTTCGTCCATATCCGCTCTGAGCGGGAACGTGGGCCAGACCAACTATTCGGCGGCCAAAGCCGGCATCATCGGCTTTACTAAATCACTGGCGCAGGAAGCGGCCCGGCAGAACATCCGGGTGAATGCTGTTGCACCCGGTCTCATTGAAACCGAAATGACCCGAGAAGTCCCTGGAGAGCTTAAGAAACGCATACCAATGAGAAGGCTTGGAACACCGGACGAGGTCGCCGGTGTGGTAGTTTTCCTTTGTTCCGATGCGGCATCCTATGTTCTCGGGGAAACCATCAACGTAAATGGTGGATTCTACTGTCAATAG